In Primulina eburnea isolate SZY01 chromosome 3, ASM2296580v1, whole genome shotgun sequence, one DNA window encodes the following:
- the LOC140827731 gene encoding uncharacterized protein isoform X1 has product MDYGLAALKLLCVHLRRAAATTSQNAFTLGGILFQRAWLQGVLVSTAESEEGGGGRYLLDDGTGVIELFLSGDFRSRRLEKGMYIMVVGGYSLCAGDLPMIKVHKLVDLSAFPDRESMWYLEVMEAFKLFYQPMFQH; this is encoded by the exons ATGGATTACGGTCTGGCAGCACTGAAGCTACTCTGTGTACACCTGAGACGCGCCGCCGCAACGACGTCACAAAATGCCTTCACTCTCGGCGGAATTCTCTTCCAGCGTGCTTGGCTACAG GGTGTTCTCGTCTCGACTGCTGAATCTGAGGAAGGCGGAGGCGGTCGATACCTCCTCGACGATGGAACGGGCGTCATTGAGCTCTTCCTCTCTGGCGACTTTCGCAGTCGCCGTTTGGAAAAAG GAATGTACATAATGGTGGTTGGAGGCTATTCTCTCTGTGCGGGTGATCTTCCAATGATTAAG GTTCACAAACTTGTTGATCTTTCTGCGTTTCCGGATAGGGAATCGATGTGGTATCTTGAAGTCATGGAGGCTTTCAAGCTCTTTTACCAACCTATGTTCCAACACTGA
- the LOC140827413 gene encoding phosphomevalonate kinase, peroxisomal-like produces the protein MAVVASAPGKVLMTGGYLILERPNAGIVLSTNARFYAIVKPLYDDIKPNAWAWSWTDVKLASPQMARETMYKLSLENLVLQCVNSSDSRNPFVEYALQYAIAAAHVHKLVDLSAFPDRESMWYLEVMEAFELFYQPMFQH, from the exons ATGGCCGT AGTTGCTTCTGCTCCGGGAAAGGTTTTGATGACTGGGGGCTACCTTATTTTGGAGAGGCCAAACGCTGGAATTGTACTGAGTACAAATGCTCGATTTTATGCAATTGTAAAGCCACTTTACGACGATATTAAACCTAACGCTTGGGCATGG TCATGGACAGATGTGAAACTGGCTTCTCCTCAGATGGCTAGGGAAACTATGTACAAATTGTCGCTTGAGAATTTGGTGCTTCAGTGTGTTAATTCAAG TGATTCAAGGAATCCATTTGTGGAGTATGCACTGCAATATGCAATAGCAGCAGCACAC GTTCACAAACTTGTTGATCTTTCTGCGTTTCCGGATAGGGAATCGATGTGGTATCTTGAAGTCATGGAGGCTTTCGAGCTCTTTTACCAACCTATGTTCCAACACTGA
- the LOC140827729 gene encoding UDP-glycosyltransferase 92A1-like, which translates to MKINGEQQQQHIVMLPFMAQGHLIPFLALSNRIQQRFGFEITIATTQLNVQYLKSAIAKNSEVQQTRQSNIHLFELPFDGSQHGLPPNIENTESLPLNQIIDLCHASTSLETPFRSLISDISIKYGGPPLCIISDVFMGWATEVASSCGTVNVTFTTCGAYGTAAYVSLWENLPHRLTQSDEFNLPGFPDSCLFHLSQLHPFSRAADGTDSWSRFFQPQIRLALNSFGWLCNSAEEIEQFGVDLFKKYSKLPVWCIGPLLPPAMLTRKPTRVIGQQTGRKPGLSPEKCMEWLDSKPESSVLYISFGSQNTISTTQMMALATGLEESRTPFIWVIRPPIGFSLECEFDSKWLPNGFDERIKNSNQGLMVHGWAPQLEILCHRSTAAFISHCGWNSTMESLSQGVPIIGWPLAAEQAYNVKMLVEEMEVCVELTRGTKSSLSKEDVIKAIDTVMGEGIKAVDMKKKAEEIGELIRSAVREDGIHEGSSVKAMDAFVSALLSKNQGL; encoded by the coding sequence ATGAAAATCAATGGagagcagcagcagcagcacatTGTTATGCTGCCTTTCATGGCGCAAGGCCATTTGATCCCTTTCTTAGCTCTTTCTAACAGAATCCAGCAAAGATTTGGCTTCGAAATCACCATTGCCACTACTCAACTCAATGTTCAGTACCTCAAATCCGCCATAGCCAAAAACTCGGAAGTCCAACAAACGAGACAGTCCAATATCCATCTCTTTGAACTCCCTTTCGATGGCAGCCAACATGGTCTCCCACCGAACATCGAGAACACAGAATCATTGCCCCTTAACCAAATCATCGACCTCTGTCATGCCTCGACCTCCCTCGAAACCCCCTTTCGCAGCTTGATTTCCGATATATCGATCAAATATGGCGGCCCTCCGCTTTGCATAATCTCCGATGTTTTCATGGGCTGGGCTACTGAAGTTGCTAGCTCTTGCGGCACGGTGAATGTAACTTTCACCACTTGTGGCGCTTATGGGACCGCCGCTTATGTGTCGTTGTGGGAAAATCTTCCCCACAGATTAACCCAAAGCGATGAGTTCAATCTTCCGGGTTTCCCAGATTCTTGCCTTTTTCATCTCAGCCAGTTGCATCCCTTCTCAAGAGCTGCAGATGGAACAGATTCCTGGTCAAGATTCTTCCAACCTCAGATTAGGCTCGCTCTAAATTCTTTCGGATGGCTGTGCAACTCCGCCGAAGAAATCGAACAGTTCGGAGTAGATCTCTTCAAGAAGTACTCAAAACTGCCAGTCTGGTGCATCGGGCCACTCCTTCCACCAGCAATGCTGACTCGAAAACCAACGCGTGTGATTGGACAACAAACCGGAAGAAAACCGGGACTTTCCCCGGAGAAATGCATGGAATGGCTGGACTCAAAGCCCGAAAGCTCTGTTCTGTACATATCTTTCGGCTCTCAAAACACCATCAGCACGACACAAATGATGGCATTAGCCACTGGTTTAGAGGAAAGTAGAACACCATTCATTTGGGTCATCAGGCCGCCTATTGGATTCAGCTTAGAATGCGAGTTCGACTCGAAATGGCTGCCCAACGGGTTCGACGAACGAATAAAGAACAGCAACCAAGGACTAATGGTGCATGGATGGGCACCCCAGTTGGAAATTCTTTGCCACCGATCAACAGCGGCTTTTATAAGCCATTGTGGATGGAATTCAACCATGGAGAGCTTAAGCCAAGGAGTACCGATCATCGGGTGGCCACTGGCGGCGGAACAGGCCTACAACGTGAAGATGTTGGTGGAGGAAATGGAAGTCTGCGTGGAGTTAACTAGAGGAACCAAGAGCAGTTTGAGCAAGGAGGATGTAATAAAAGCTATAGATACTGTAATGGGAGAAGGCATTAAAGCGGTGGATATGAAGAAAAAGGCGGAAGAAATAGGAGAGTTGATTAGATCCGCCGTGAGGGAAGACGGAATCCATGAAGGCTCCTCTGTTAAAGCAATGGATGCTTTTGTTTCTGCTCTTCTCTCCAAGAACCAAGGGCTTTGA